From the genome of Nicotiana sylvestris chromosome 2, ASM39365v2, whole genome shotgun sequence, one region includes:
- the LOC104235570 gene encoding E3 ubiquitin-protein ligase WAV3-like isoform X1 → MVLGWRRAFCTSIPRDRDSTSFKEKQDNTNPTPSPRLSSKFGFFSNPSTPRLQSPPVSSSLLRCRTTTTTPPPTATVPVATASVPGSPRLQCKTKNSPRFFSRSTPSSPRSPSTFSFLKSSFRFPKQTKCGICIQTVKTGQGTAIFTAECSHSFHFPCIAALLRKQTALVCPVCSSEWKELPLLSIHDTQKPVKVEEKTIREVSPSPKAAKIDVKFTNENNFQLGRPILKVYNDDEPLMSPTSGARFNPIPESDEENDNVVEEFQGFFVDANVKPVKERTSVNFTNFEARLLPEAAVVSVGRSYETYVIILKLKAPPALARTARRAPIDLVMVLDVSGKMKPQNIQMMKRAMRLVVSSLSSSDRLSIVAFSTTSKRLLPLRRMTANGKRSARRIVDAIVSLDGTGTSASDALKKAAKVLEDRRERNAVASIMLLSDTPNERSTTTTISTNQRCQSSVVSICTRFNNLEIPVHSIGLNQSNDDVFTKFIGGLLNVVVQDLRVQLGFVSGSAPAEVAAVYSYTNRPAALGSGSLRLGDFYAEEERELLVELKVPTSAIGTHHVLSVRCSYKDPSTKELIYCKEQALLVPRPHAVRSSTPNIQRLRDLFVSTRAMAESRRMVERNDLTGAHHMLSSARALLVQSNSSSASEFVRGLEAERSELHYKRQNQFQTQSQSQHRRRINVQQREDDKAEPLTPTSAWRAAERLAKVAIMRKSLNRVSDLHGFEDARF, encoded by the exons ATGGTTTTGGGATGGCGAAGAGCTTTTTGTACATCGATCCCCAGAGATCGAGATAGTACTTCGTTCAAAGAGAAGCAAGACAACACAAACCCAACTCCTAGTCCCAGGCTCAgttccaaatttggatttttctcaaACCCATCAACGCCGCGCTTACAGTCTCCGCCAGTTTCCTCTTCATTACTCCGTTGCCGGACGACCACTACAACTCCGCCACCTACTGCAACTGTTCCGGTGGCGACGGCTTCAGTGCCAGGAAGTCCAAGACTTCAATGCAAAACCAAAAACAGCCCCCGGTTTTTCAGTCGTTCTACACCATCTTCCCCTCGTTCGCCTTCcactttttcttttctcaaatCCAGCTTCCGCTTTCCTAAG CAGACAAAGTGCGGCATATGTATACAGACGGTGAAGACTGGGCAAGGCACTGCCATTTTCACGGCTGAGTGCTCTCACAGTTTTCACTTCCCATGTATCGCAGCTCTGTTAAGGAAACAAACCGCCCTGGTGTGTCCTGTTTGCAGCAGTGAATGGAAGGAGCTCCCTCTATTATCAATACACGATACTCAAAAGCCAGTCAAAGTTGAAGAGAAGACCATTAGAGAAGTATCTCCATCTCCCAAAGCAGCAAAAATAGATGTCAAATTTACAAACGAAAACAACTTTCAGCTGGGAAGGCCTATTTTGAAGGTGTACAATGATGATGAGCCACTGATGTCTCCTACTTCTGGTGCTCGCTTCAATCCCATACCAGAATCCGATGAAGAGAATGATAATGTAGTGGAAGAATTCCAAGGATTTTTCGTGGATGCAAATGTGAAGCCGGTGAAGGAGAGGACGTCAGTAAATTTTACCAACTTCGAGGCCAGGTTATTGCCTGAAGCTGCTGTTGTGTCAGTTGGCCGGAGTTATGAAACGTATGTGATAATATTGAAACTTAAAGCACCACCGGCGTTGGCAAGGACAGCTCGAAGAGCACCTATTGATCTTGTTATGGTGCTTGATGTTAGCGGAAAAATGAAACCGCAGAATATCCAAATGATGAAACGTGCCATGAGGTTAGTAGTATCATCGCTATCCTCTTCCGATCGGCTTTCCATTGTGGCCTTCTCCACAACTTCCAAACGGCTGTTACCGTTACGGAGAATGACAGCTAACGGCAAACGATCGGCGCGTCGTATAGTGGACGCCATTGTTTCATTAGATGGAACCGGAACCAGTGCAAGCGACGCGCTCAAAAAGGCTGCGAAAGTTCTGGAAGATCGCAGAGAGCGAAACGCCGTTGCAAGCATCATGCTCTTATCAGACACTCCAAATGAACGCTCCACCACCACCACGATCTCCACCAATCAACGGTGTCAATCTTCTGTCGTATCCATCTGCACGCGCTTTAACAACTTGGAGATCCCGGTACATTCCATCGGACTGAACCAATCCAACGACGACGTTTTCACTAAATTCATCGGGGGCTTGTTAAATGTCGTTGTTCAGGATCTCCGAGTTCAGCTAGGGTTCGTGTCCGGTTCAGCGCCGGCTGAAGTAGCTGCGGTTTACTCGTACACAAACCGGCCAGCTGCTCTAGGTTCCGGTTCACTTCGACTCGGCGATTTCTACGCAGAGGAAGAGAGAGAATTGTTGGTGGAACTAAAAGTTCCCACGTCAGCAATTGGGACCCACCATGTATTGTCCGTTCGATGCTCTTACAAAGACCCGTCAACTAAAGAGCTCATCTATTGCAAAGAGCAAGCTCTTTTGGTCCCACGTCCACACGCCGTTCGATCATCAACACCTAATATCCAACGGCTGAGAGATCTTTTCGTTTCTACTCGAGCCATGGCTGAGTCAAGGCGAATGGTTGAGCGAAATGACTTGACCGGGGCGCACCACATGTTGTCCTCCGCTCGAGCTTTGCTGGTTCAGTCGAATTCTAGCTCAGCTAGTGAGTTTGTACGTGGTTTAGAAGCCGAGCGATCTGAGCTTCATTACAAAAGGCAAAATCAGTTTCAAACTCAGAGTCAATCTCAGCATCGGCGAAGAATAAACGTACAACAAAGGGAGGACGATAAAGCCGAGCCGCTTACACCAACATCGGCTTGGAGAGCAGCTGAAAGGCTAGCTAAAGTGGCTATCATGAGAAAATCGTTGAATAGAGTCAGTGATTTACACGGCTTCGAAGATGCAagattttag
- the LOC104235570 gene encoding E3 ubiquitin-protein ligase WAV3-like isoform X2 — MVLGWRRAFCTSIPRDRDSTSFKEKQDNTNPTPSPRLSSKFGFFSNPSTPRLQSPPVSSSLLRCRTTTTTPPPTATVPVATASVPGSPRLQCKTKNSPRFFSRSTPSSPRSPSTFSFLKSSFRFPKTKCGICIQTVKTGQGTAIFTAECSHSFHFPCIAALLRKQTALVCPVCSSEWKELPLLSIHDTQKPVKVEEKTIREVSPSPKAAKIDVKFTNENNFQLGRPILKVYNDDEPLMSPTSGARFNPIPESDEENDNVVEEFQGFFVDANVKPVKERTSVNFTNFEARLLPEAAVVSVGRSYETYVIILKLKAPPALARTARRAPIDLVMVLDVSGKMKPQNIQMMKRAMRLVVSSLSSSDRLSIVAFSTTSKRLLPLRRMTANGKRSARRIVDAIVSLDGTGTSASDALKKAAKVLEDRRERNAVASIMLLSDTPNERSTTTTISTNQRCQSSVVSICTRFNNLEIPVHSIGLNQSNDDVFTKFIGGLLNVVVQDLRVQLGFVSGSAPAEVAAVYSYTNRPAALGSGSLRLGDFYAEEERELLVELKVPTSAIGTHHVLSVRCSYKDPSTKELIYCKEQALLVPRPHAVRSSTPNIQRLRDLFVSTRAMAESRRMVERNDLTGAHHMLSSARALLVQSNSSSASEFVRGLEAERSELHYKRQNQFQTQSQSQHRRRINVQQREDDKAEPLTPTSAWRAAERLAKVAIMRKSLNRVSDLHGFEDARF; from the exons ATGGTTTTGGGATGGCGAAGAGCTTTTTGTACATCGATCCCCAGAGATCGAGATAGTACTTCGTTCAAAGAGAAGCAAGACAACACAAACCCAACTCCTAGTCCCAGGCTCAgttccaaatttggatttttctcaaACCCATCAACGCCGCGCTTACAGTCTCCGCCAGTTTCCTCTTCATTACTCCGTTGCCGGACGACCACTACAACTCCGCCACCTACTGCAACTGTTCCGGTGGCGACGGCTTCAGTGCCAGGAAGTCCAAGACTTCAATGCAAAACCAAAAACAGCCCCCGGTTTTTCAGTCGTTCTACACCATCTTCCCCTCGTTCGCCTTCcactttttcttttctcaaatCCAGCTTCCGCTTTCCTAAG ACAAAGTGCGGCATATGTATACAGACGGTGAAGACTGGGCAAGGCACTGCCATTTTCACGGCTGAGTGCTCTCACAGTTTTCACTTCCCATGTATCGCAGCTCTGTTAAGGAAACAAACCGCCCTGGTGTGTCCTGTTTGCAGCAGTGAATGGAAGGAGCTCCCTCTATTATCAATACACGATACTCAAAAGCCAGTCAAAGTTGAAGAGAAGACCATTAGAGAAGTATCTCCATCTCCCAAAGCAGCAAAAATAGATGTCAAATTTACAAACGAAAACAACTTTCAGCTGGGAAGGCCTATTTTGAAGGTGTACAATGATGATGAGCCACTGATGTCTCCTACTTCTGGTGCTCGCTTCAATCCCATACCAGAATCCGATGAAGAGAATGATAATGTAGTGGAAGAATTCCAAGGATTTTTCGTGGATGCAAATGTGAAGCCGGTGAAGGAGAGGACGTCAGTAAATTTTACCAACTTCGAGGCCAGGTTATTGCCTGAAGCTGCTGTTGTGTCAGTTGGCCGGAGTTATGAAACGTATGTGATAATATTGAAACTTAAAGCACCACCGGCGTTGGCAAGGACAGCTCGAAGAGCACCTATTGATCTTGTTATGGTGCTTGATGTTAGCGGAAAAATGAAACCGCAGAATATCCAAATGATGAAACGTGCCATGAGGTTAGTAGTATCATCGCTATCCTCTTCCGATCGGCTTTCCATTGTGGCCTTCTCCACAACTTCCAAACGGCTGTTACCGTTACGGAGAATGACAGCTAACGGCAAACGATCGGCGCGTCGTATAGTGGACGCCATTGTTTCATTAGATGGAACCGGAACCAGTGCAAGCGACGCGCTCAAAAAGGCTGCGAAAGTTCTGGAAGATCGCAGAGAGCGAAACGCCGTTGCAAGCATCATGCTCTTATCAGACACTCCAAATGAACGCTCCACCACCACCACGATCTCCACCAATCAACGGTGTCAATCTTCTGTCGTATCCATCTGCACGCGCTTTAACAACTTGGAGATCCCGGTACATTCCATCGGACTGAACCAATCCAACGACGACGTTTTCACTAAATTCATCGGGGGCTTGTTAAATGTCGTTGTTCAGGATCTCCGAGTTCAGCTAGGGTTCGTGTCCGGTTCAGCGCCGGCTGAAGTAGCTGCGGTTTACTCGTACACAAACCGGCCAGCTGCTCTAGGTTCCGGTTCACTTCGACTCGGCGATTTCTACGCAGAGGAAGAGAGAGAATTGTTGGTGGAACTAAAAGTTCCCACGTCAGCAATTGGGACCCACCATGTATTGTCCGTTCGATGCTCTTACAAAGACCCGTCAACTAAAGAGCTCATCTATTGCAAAGAGCAAGCTCTTTTGGTCCCACGTCCACACGCCGTTCGATCATCAACACCTAATATCCAACGGCTGAGAGATCTTTTCGTTTCTACTCGAGCCATGGCTGAGTCAAGGCGAATGGTTGAGCGAAATGACTTGACCGGGGCGCACCACATGTTGTCCTCCGCTCGAGCTTTGCTGGTTCAGTCGAATTCTAGCTCAGCTAGTGAGTTTGTACGTGGTTTAGAAGCCGAGCGATCTGAGCTTCATTACAAAAGGCAAAATCAGTTTCAAACTCAGAGTCAATCTCAGCATCGGCGAAGAATAAACGTACAACAAAGGGAGGACGATAAAGCCGAGCCGCTTACACCAACATCGGCTTGGAGAGCAGCTGAAAGGCTAGCTAAAGTGGCTATCATGAGAAAATCGTTGAATAGAGTCAGTGATTTACACGGCTTCGAAGATGCAagattttag